AAGCTAAAGCCAAACCCAATACCCAGAGTGAACCAAATACATTTGTTGTATCTTCAGTCATCTTTGTTGGAATATTTATTGCTTCACTTGGATTGTCTTATGTATTCGTTCTGGCAGGGTTCATTGAAAATGTATTGTTGATGACATTGATTATCTCGACAATTTCTCTTGGAGTCGTTGTCCCGACTTTAAAGGACGCACACTTAATGAAAACCAATATCGGCCAGATCATATTATTAGTTGCCGTCATAGCAGATCTTGCTACGATGATCCTTCTTGCCGTTTTTGTATCACTGTATGATACTGGCGGCGGAAATACATGGCTGCTGCTTGTGCTTTTTGCTGCCGGAGTAGGGCTTTATTTCATCGGCAAATCCTTCAAAAATCGGACGTTCATCAATGCGTTGTCAACAGGCACAACCCAAATAGGCACGCGCGCCGTTTTCGCATTGATCATTTTGCTTGTCGCCATCTCGGAAACAGTTGGCGCAGAAAATATCCTGGGAGCATTTCTGGCAGGGGTACTAGTCTCATTGCTTTCCCCAGACCAGGAAATGGTCCATAAGCTTGATTCATTCGGCTACGGTTTCCTGATTCCGATTTTCTTTGTGATGGTTGGAGTTGATCTTGACTTATGGTCATTATTCAGTGATAAAAAACTTTTATTATTGATTCCGCTGCTGCTGCTGGCTTTATTTTTATCAAAGATGATTCCAGTTTATATATTGAAGAAGTGGTACGACACAAAGACTGTACTTGCATCGGGCTTCCTGTTGACCTCCACATTGTCACTTGTCATTGCTGCGGCAACAATTGGTGAGAGAATGGAAATGATCACGCCTGAAATGAGCGGTACACTGATTCTTGTTGCGGTCATCTCCAGCGTCTTGACGCCTATTTTATTCAAAAAGTTATTCCCTCAGGAAAAAGCGGAGA
The nucleotide sequence above comes from Mesobacillus jeotgali. Encoded proteins:
- a CDS encoding monovalent cation:proton antiporter family protein produces the protein MEQHASITSLVIVIIVAFLTPILLHRLRLNIIPVVVAEIIMGLIIGKSGFNIVHEDAWLSTLSTLGFLFLMFLSGLEIDFTAFSSRKNKAKAKPNTQSEPNTFVVSSVIFVGIFIASLGLSYVFVLAGFIENVLLMTLIISTISLGVVVPTLKDAHLMKTNIGQIILLVAVIADLATMILLAVFVSLYDTGGGNTWLLLVLFAAGVGLYFIGKSFKNRTFINALSTGTTQIGTRAVFALIILLVAISETVGAENILGAFLAGVLVSLLSPDQEMVHKLDSFGYGFLIPIFFVMVGVDLDLWSLFSDKKLLLLIPLLLLALFLSKMIPVYILKKWYDTKTVLASGFLLTSTLSLVIAAATIGERMEMITPEMSGTLILVAVISSVLTPILFKKLFPQEKAEKAKVKVAFIGANQMTLPVSRALQSSLYEPVLFHTKQEKAEKQLADSVFEIIEMENYEMDTLERQGVYDADIVVISTGDADLNATIAVSAKEHGIQRVIARIESPDLAEKAQEEGIEVFSVLRSTESLLRAMIESPGVMSILTNQENSLHEIRMLNDQFDGMTLRRFPFTGDVIFVRILRENESIVPHGDTELRLNDRLIVTGSKEYVDELKRELEFCFWC